The following coding sequences are from one Bradyrhizobium sp. 200 window:
- a CDS encoding amidohydrolase family protein has protein sequence MLTRRSMMLASIAAGVIMNNRTASAKAAQPATPVNFDIPAGACDCHTHIHPDPAKFPFFAGRVYTPELASPEEMTALHKALHMERVVIVTPSIYGPDNSATLFGMAARGPTARGVAVIDDKTSESDLDLMGKAGIRGVRLNLATGGVNDPNVGRPRFTAAVERMKARGWHVQLFTSLAMITAIKDLVMASPVPVVFDHFGGAQAALGVGQPGFADLVELVKSGKAYVKISGAYRASKLGPDYADCVPLAQALIAANADRIIWGTDWPHPDSVTPPGKQISDVTPLFQIDDGRLLNQLPVWAPDAAIRKKILVDNPAQLYGF, from the coding sequence ATGCTGACGCGACGCAGTATGATGCTTGCCTCCATCGCAGCCGGAGTGATCATGAACAACAGAACCGCCTCCGCCAAAGCGGCGCAGCCCGCGACGCCGGTCAATTTCGACATCCCCGCCGGCGCCTGCGACTGCCACACCCATATCCATCCGGACCCGGCGAAATTCCCGTTCTTCGCGGGCCGCGTCTATACGCCTGAACTGGCCTCGCCGGAGGAAATGACCGCCCTGCACAAGGCGCTGCACATGGAGCGCGTGGTGATCGTCACGCCTTCGATCTACGGCCCCGACAACTCGGCCACGCTATTCGGCATGGCGGCGCGGGGACCGACCGCGCGCGGGGTTGCCGTAATCGACGACAAGACGTCGGAAAGCGATCTCGACCTCATGGGCAAGGCCGGCATTCGCGGCGTCCGCCTCAATCTCGCAACCGGCGGCGTCAACGACCCGAACGTCGGCCGTCCCCGCTTCACCGCCGCCGTCGAGCGCATGAAAGCGCGCGGCTGGCACGTTCAGCTATTCACGAGCCTGGCGATGATCACCGCGATCAAGGATCTGGTCATGGCCTCGCCGGTGCCTGTCGTGTTCGATCATTTCGGCGGCGCGCAGGCGGCCCTTGGCGTCGGCCAGCCGGGCTTCGCCGATCTGGTCGAACTGGTGAAATCGGGCAAGGCCTATGTGAAGATCTCCGGCGCCTACCGCGCCTCGAAGCTCGGGCCTGACTATGCCGATTGCGTGCCGCTTGCCCAGGCGCTGATCGCAGCCAATGCCGATCGCATCATCTGGGGCACCGACTGGCCGCATCCGGATTCGGTTACGCCGCCCGGCAAGCAGATCTCTGACGTGACGCCGCTGTTCCAGATCGACGACGGGCGGCTGTTGAACCAGCTTCCGGTGTGGGCGCCGGACGCGGCGATCCGCAAGAAGATCCTGGTCGACAATCCGGCGCAGCTTTACGGGTTCTGA
- a CDS encoding methylenetetrahydrofolate reductase — translation MTVSDQASPRLAALLSSASVEISSRGHQVAELRDHFAEGTDVTITFLPGDHYRHNVETATALRRAGFNPVPHIAAREMASRDALDDFLARARGEAAVSRIVLIAGDVAAARGPFKSTRDVCSSGLLEAHGMTSVSVAGHPEGHPYLELPEALDGLKAWRDWGRRTGARVDVVTQFCFESAPILQWIVELDRAGIDLPVIIGLAGPATPATLTKFALRCGIGNSMRALRAQIGRFGRLLTDTGPDDVVRGLRCAPAVATASIAGFHLFPFGGLRKAGDWLRTYDRDPLGLQRAAMSGAGLQNP, via the coding sequence GTGACCGTCTCCGATCAGGCATCCCCCAGACTGGCCGCGCTGCTGTCGTCGGCGTCGGTCGAGATCTCCTCGCGCGGGCATCAGGTTGCGGAATTGCGTGACCATTTCGCTGAAGGCACTGATGTCACCATCACGTTCCTGCCCGGCGACCATTATCGCCACAATGTCGAGACCGCCACGGCGCTGCGCCGGGCCGGCTTCAATCCGGTGCCGCACATTGCGGCGCGCGAAATGGCCTCGCGCGACGCGCTCGACGATTTCCTGGCGCGGGCGCGGGGCGAGGCCGCCGTGTCGCGGATCGTCCTGATCGCGGGCGATGTTGCGGCGGCCAGGGGCCCGTTCAAGTCGACGCGCGACGTCTGCAGCAGTGGCCTGCTCGAGGCGCACGGAATGACGTCCGTCAGTGTGGCCGGTCACCCCGAAGGCCATCCCTATCTCGAATTGCCGGAGGCGCTTGATGGCCTGAAGGCGTGGCGCGACTGGGGACGGCGGACCGGAGCGCGGGTCGATGTCGTCACGCAATTCTGCTTCGAGAGCGCGCCGATCCTGCAATGGATCGTTGAACTCGATCGGGCCGGCATTGATCTTCCCGTAATCATTGGTCTTGCCGGTCCAGCGACGCCGGCGACACTGACAAAATTCGCGCTCCGCTGCGGCATCGGCAATTCCATGCGCGCGCTGCGGGCTCAGATCGGCCGGTTCGGCCGCCTGCTGACGGACACGGGGCCGGACGACGTCGTCAGGGGATTGCGCTGCGCGCCTGCGGTCGCAACGGCTTCGATCGCGGGATTTCACCTGTTCCCGTTCGGCGGCCTGCGCAAGGCCGGCGACTGGCTGCGCACCTACGATCGCGACCCGCTCGGACTTCAGCGGGCCGCGATGTCGGGCGCCGGACTTCAGAACCCGTAA
- a CDS encoding CusA/CzcA family heavy metal efflux RND transporter, with product MDRLVALAVSRRYLMVGMFVAVLVGGLIAFKQLNIEAYPDPTPPMVDIVTQSPGLSSEEIERYITIPIETQVAGIKNLRTIRTISLYGLSDVKLQFSFDYTYEEALQQVLNRLSQLAPLPGNAQPTISPLSPTGEIFRYRLKGPPNYSVLDLKTLQDWVLQRRFRAVPGVIDVTGWGGKTKTYELQVDFNKLVANGLTLPQVLQAVGNANINVGGNTVNIGAQSAVVRGVGLIRSIDDLNNTMVSQSGGNPVLVRDIAQVTIGEKPRLGIAGLDQDDDIVQGIVLMRRGEQSSPTIARVEKLVHDINHSSILPPGVKIERIYDRKDLIDITTHTVLHNMVVGIILIVLLQWVFLGDLRSALIVGATIPFALFFAVIILVLRGESANLLSVGAIDFGLIVDATVIMVEAIFRRLTQTTALSEAERSHISFDTTMGMKSHAILSASADVSRSIFFAAAIIIAAFLPLFTLSGVEGNIFGPMARTYAYALAGGLIATFTVTPALSAIILPSHLDEAETWVVKQLDRLYVPVLKWAIANRRIVLTGAAVLVLMTIAFARLLGLEFLPKLEEGNLWIRATLPPTISLQEGNAYVNEMRKMIRARPEVESVVSQHGRPDDGTDAAGLFNAEFFAPLKPNSEWPGTRDKDELTAQLLGQLQDKFPGVEFNFSQYLQDNVSEAVSGVKGENSIKLYGNDLQALTDTANKIKSVLGTVQGVTDLAVFTSLGQPTIQIDIDRARAARYGLSPGDINATIKVAVGGDSAGDLYEPGSDRHFPIIVRLAPEYRKSAEAIHNLRIGVAGQGGAITQIPLSEVASINLISGAAYIYREGQERYLPIKFSVRNRDLGSAIQEAQEKVAAQVELPPGSRIEWVGEFGNLQDAIKRLSIVVPISLALIGVLLFFNFGSMVDTLLAMSVIPMAIFGGVLGLLITGIPFSVSAAIGFIALFGIAVMDGIIILSQYNQLIDEGYERMRAVIRTGELQLRPVLMTCVVAGVGLLPAAVSEGIGSQVQKPLAIVVVTGMMLAPVVILVTLPVLISVFSRRAR from the coding sequence GACTACACCTATGAAGAGGCGCTGCAGCAGGTGTTGAACCGGCTGTCGCAGCTCGCGCCGTTGCCGGGCAATGCGCAGCCGACCATCTCGCCGCTCAGCCCGACCGGCGAGATTTTTCGTTACCGCCTCAAGGGCCCGCCGAACTACAGCGTGCTCGACCTCAAGACGCTGCAGGACTGGGTGTTGCAGCGCCGTTTCCGCGCCGTGCCCGGCGTCATCGATGTCACCGGCTGGGGCGGCAAGACCAAGACCTATGAGCTGCAGGTCGATTTCAACAAGCTGGTCGCCAACGGGCTGACGCTGCCGCAGGTGTTGCAGGCGGTCGGCAACGCCAACATCAATGTCGGCGGCAACACCGTCAATATCGGCGCGCAGTCCGCCGTGGTACGCGGCGTCGGCCTGATCCGCTCGATAGACGATCTCAACAACACCATGGTGTCGCAGTCGGGCGGCAACCCGGTGCTGGTCCGCGACATCGCGCAGGTCACGATCGGCGAGAAGCCGCGGCTTGGCATTGCCGGCCTCGACCAGGACGATGACATCGTGCAGGGCATCGTGCTGATGCGACGCGGCGAACAGAGCTCGCCGACCATTGCCCGGGTCGAAAAGCTGGTCCACGACATCAATCATTCCTCGATCCTGCCGCCCGGCGTGAAGATCGAGCGGATCTACGACCGCAAGGACCTGATCGACATCACCACCCACACCGTGCTGCACAACATGGTGGTCGGCATCATCCTGATCGTGCTGCTGCAGTGGGTGTTCCTCGGCGATCTCCGGAGCGCGCTGATCGTCGGTGCGACGATTCCCTTCGCACTGTTTTTCGCCGTCATCATCCTGGTGCTGCGCGGCGAATCCGCCAATCTCCTGTCGGTCGGCGCGATCGATTTTGGCCTGATCGTCGACGCCACCGTGATCATGGTCGAGGCGATCTTCCGCAGGCTCACTCAAACCACCGCGCTGTCCGAAGCGGAGCGCAGCCATATCTCCTTCGACACTACGATGGGAATGAAGAGCCACGCCATCCTGTCGGCTTCTGCCGACGTGTCGCGCTCAATCTTCTTCGCCGCTGCCATCATCATCGCCGCCTTCCTGCCGCTGTTCACCCTGAGCGGCGTCGAAGGCAATATCTTTGGGCCGATGGCGCGGACCTATGCTTACGCATTGGCGGGCGGACTGATCGCGACCTTCACAGTGACGCCGGCGCTCAGCGCGATCATCCTGCCCTCGCATCTGGATGAAGCCGAAACCTGGGTCGTCAAACAGCTCGACCGGCTGTACGTGCCGGTGCTGAAATGGGCGATTGCGAACCGCAGAATCGTGCTCACCGGCGCCGCCGTACTTGTCCTGATGACGATTGCGTTCGCACGATTGCTGGGACTGGAATTCCTGCCCAAGCTGGAAGAAGGAAATCTATGGATCCGCGCCACGCTGCCGCCGACCATCTCGCTGCAGGAGGGCAATGCCTACGTCAACGAGATGCGCAAGATGATCCGCGCGCGCCCCGAGGTGGAATCGGTGGTGTCGCAGCACGGACGCCCCGACGACGGCACCGATGCCGCCGGCCTCTTCAACGCGGAATTCTTCGCGCCCTTGAAGCCCAACAGCGAGTGGCCCGGCACCCGCGACAAGGACGAGCTGACCGCGCAATTGCTGGGGCAGTTGCAGGACAAATTTCCGGGCGTCGAATTCAACTTCTCGCAATATCTGCAGGATAACGTCTCGGAGGCCGTCTCGGGCGTCAAGGGCGAGAACTCGATCAAGCTCTATGGCAACGATCTGCAGGCGCTGACGGATACGGCCAACAAGATCAAATCCGTGCTCGGCACCGTGCAGGGCGTCACCGACCTTGCGGTGTTCACCTCGCTCGGCCAGCCGACCATCCAGATCGATATCGACCGTGCACGTGCGGCGCGCTATGGCCTGTCGCCCGGCGATATCAACGCCACTATCAAGGTCGCGGTCGGCGGCGACAGCGCCGGCGATCTCTACGAGCCCGGCAGCGACCGGCATTTCCCGATCATCGTTCGCCTTGCCCCGGAATATCGCAAGAGCGCGGAGGCGATCCACAATTTGCGGATCGGCGTGGCGGGGCAGGGCGGTGCGATCACGCAGATTCCGCTCAGCGAGGTCGCCTCGATCAACCTGATCTCGGGCGCGGCCTATATCTATCGCGAGGGGCAGGAACGCTATCTGCCGATCAAGTTCTCCGTGCGCAACCGCGACCTCGGCAGCGCGATCCAGGAAGCGCAGGAGAAGGTCGCCGCCCAGGTCGAACTGCCGCCGGGATCGCGCATCGAATGGGTCGGCGAGTTCGGCAATCTGCAGGACGCCATCAAGCGGCTTTCGATCGTGGTGCCGATCAGCCTCGCGCTGATCGGCGTGCTGCTGTTCTTCAATTTCGGCTCGATGGTCGATACGCTGCTGGCGATGAGCGTGATTCCGATGGCGATCTTCGGCGGCGTGCTCGGGCTGCTGATCACTGGCATTCCCTTCAGCGTGTCGGCGGCGATCGGCTTCATCGCGCTGTTCGGCATCGCTGTGATGGACGGCATCATCATCCTGTCGCAGTACAACCAGCTCATCGACGAAGGATATGAGCGGATGCGCGCGGTGATCCGCACCGGCGAACTGCAATTGCGGCCGGTGCTGATGACCTGCGTGGTGGCGGGTGTCGGGCTGCTGCCGGCGGCGGTGTCGGAGGGGATCGGTTCGCAGGTGCAAAAGCCGCTGGCGATCGTGGTCGTCACCGGCATGATGCTGGCGCCGGTCGTCATCCTGGTGACGCTGCCGGTGTTGATCTCGGTGTTCTCGCGTCGCGCGCGGTAA